The Loxodonta africana isolate mLoxAfr1 chromosome 12, mLoxAfr1.hap2, whole genome shotgun sequence genome segment caacaaagatgtcaattctggTGATCAGTGGACTCCTGCTTGGCCAGACAGAAGCCACCCTGTGGCTGCTAATGCCTTCAATTTATTTGGTACTCTTTCAACTTATTTCAAATGCCCTCACACTAACGATGTCATTTAATCTTCAGGCAACCCTGTGAAATAGGCAGGACTAGGATTATTATCTCTAAGATGCTTCTCCCTCTTTACCCTGTGGATCACTCTATAGCCCTCAGATTGTTCCCACCATCCTGGAAACATCCAACGCTGAAGAAGGCGGTGCCTTAGGGGCTCCGGAAGGTTCGGGTCCTTGTCTACACAGATTGTCCTGGGCTGGGTGTGATGAGAAGTCACAAGATACAGACTCATTCCCTTCCTGGAATTTCCCAGGCACCCTCCCCCTTTGCTTAGATCTGAAAGCCTGGCCCACAAGGACCATTGCACCCACTCCCCAGGGAGCTATGTCAGGCTTCTTTCTCCTTGTTAGGCAAATGGGAACCTGAGGCTGAGAGGGGCGAAGGCCTTTGCCCTGAGTCACCCAGTGAACAAACCTGGAGGGATCTGCAATGAAGCAGAAAAAGCATAGGTTTGGGGTGTCAAAAGGCCTGGGTTCCAGCcttggctctgccatttattagCCGGGATTTCACGAAGACAGACATTCAGCTTACCTAGTTTTGGTTTTCATAATTgtcaaatggaaataataatactcATCTCTTGGGGTTATTggggggattaaatgagattaagATGCCAAAGTACTCTTTAAATTTAAAGTGTTGTATCAAAATGAATTACTACGATTACTAAGCTGCATGGGTAATGGGGTCTGCCATAATGGAAAGAGGCTGGAGCAAGTATACAGTCCTGGCTCAGTGGAAAAATTTGGGCGtggataagggtgatggttgaacaacaagATGAACATAAGTTGACGTCACTGAGTGAACAAGGGATGgtcaaaatagcaaatgttttattacatatatattgaccacGATTAAAAAATAAAGTCCCAACTCTCTTCACATCACTTGTATAACACCAGGCAAGTCAGAGCCTGCTTTTCAAGGCCCCTGTCTGTTATGAGATTGTGGCGTACTGTGGCCACACTTCTTCTGGTGCAAGAATTCTCGCTTGGTCACCCCAATCTCTTGACTGCCCTACTCTCTCTGCCCCATAATTGCCTTAGATCCAAGGGCCTTACTGAGCACGCCCAACCAGTTTCCAACCAGGGCAACTGTCGCTCCATCCCATCTACCCATTTCCTCAGGAGAATGAAGTGAGCTTCTGCACTCTCCTCTCTTCTCAGACTTCATTGCAGCCCCAGCTTTAAGACCCAGcagactgtgtgtgtgggtgggggaggggtctTGGTCATAAAACCAATGACGGATTGTCCAATGCAAGACTCCTCAGCTGAAAGCAGCAGACTGCCTGGCTTCCCTCTGTCCCAGGGAAAGGTGGGCCCTAACTGCCCTGTCTTTGAATTCTACTTCTTCCATGATAGCCCCGAGCCTCTCCTTGAGGAAGCAGCTCAGCATAACCCTTGCTGAGCTCATGAAGGTGAATTAAATATTAAACACATAGGCTGGAGCCCCTGGTGCAGCAGCACATTCCCATGACACAGACAATGGCAAATAGCTCATCGACTGCTCCTCAGAGGCAGCAGCTCTCCCTCTCTAGCCAGGGCTTCCCCCTCTCCAGCCCACACTCCCACGAGGGAATGAGAAATGGAAATGCTTTGCTTTCCCGGCTGGTGAGCAACTCATGGCTCCCTGCATCCTTCCTCCAACCCCCCATGTTGAGGGCCCCAAAACcgaacaaaacccgttgccactgagtcagttccaactcatagcaaccttataggacagagcagaactgccctgtagggtttccaatgagcggctggtggattcgaactgctgaccttttggttagcagccaagctcttaaccactgtgccaccagggctctgctgagGGCTCCAGAGACCTGTAAATGTCTGGAACTTTGAGTTGTGGCATCTGCATCATTGAAATGTAATAGGTCTGTGGTTGACCATGAGGCGGTCTCCATAGCTGACCCCCTCCTAGAGCCTGGAGGCCCACCAGGAAGGGAAAAGCTGAAGGATTCTGAGGCCCTTGCATCTCTCAGGGCAATAGGGAATTGGATCTTACTGGGATGAGGCCTGGGTGTGGAGCCAGTTGGTTTGCTTCTGAGATGAAAACAGGTGATAGAATTGTTGGGTTGGAAGAGCCTGAGAGATGACCCAGGCCAACCCTCTAGTATACacaaagggaaactgaggcccaaagagacTGGGGGAAGTAACTTGCACAAGGTCACTCAATGAGCTGTAGAATGGCTAGGACTAGACTCCAGGTCTCCATTATACATGCTGGTGCTCTTTCTACCCTACCTCCTGTGTGATCCCTTTGAATCTCCTTCCCATGACACAAAGCAATGGGCCCCACACATGGGCCCAGTGGACAATTTTCACAGGGAACAGGATCCACTCATGGTTCCATTCTGCCACCCAAGAGCTGAACAAACATGAGGCCTACAGGTTCCAGCTCAGCCCTGCCACCTTGTAAAATGGACCCTTCGTCCTGTCACTCTCTGAGTCTTaatccttcatctgtaaaatggaggtgtaAGAACGGCCAACCTGGATGGCTGTTCTAAGGATCAGATGAGATCATGTACGTGGGGACATTTTGTAAACTGTGAGGTGCTATCCAAATGTCAGATATCATTAAAATGATGTGAGGTCTGAAGATGCAGTAGAGGAAGGAAGGTACAGGGGAGAAGGCTAGTCAGGAGAACCCCCACTCATGAGAGGATGAGCCTGGCCATCCCACTGACCTCATACTGGGGCTACCACTAGAGACTGACAGGCAGCAGGTCACCACCCAAGCTCTTTGGCTTGAGACCACctgtctgctctgctctgcttagtgtgtgtgtgtgtgtcccctcCAAGCCCTCCCTGGAGGCTCTGCCTGTCAGTCTGGTATCACAGGAATCTGCCTGGCTGCTCCAGGAGTACATTTGGCAGGAAAGCAGTGTGTGATGTTGAGGGAGGATACCCCACTGCATGCCGGGCCACAGATCCTCAAAGACCCACAGACCCCTGGGGACTTCTCGAGTCCACCACTCCCTCTGGGGCCTTACCTTGTACTTGGCAGCAAGCAGCTCTGTGGCCTGCTGCTCCCGCCACAAGTCCTCCAGcatcttctccttctcctccagcAGCTTCTGCTTCTCCTCACTCACCAGACTGCGGTCGTCCTGGATGGCTGCCTTCTCCTCCTCCAGCCTCTCCTTCTGCTCCTGTAGGTAATTCtccatgttcttctccaaggctgaCTCCAGGATGGGCTGGGGCGGgcggtggttgttgttgttgtcatcctCCTCTTCAGCCACCCAGGCCTCGATCACTGGCCCCTCAGGGTACCCTGCTGGGGCAGACACAGCCTTCTTCCTGCGGCTGCTCTTCCTCCGGGGCCGCTTCCCCAGCATCCCCCTTTTCTCCAGCTGGGCCTTGAGGCGGGCAATCTCTTCCTGGAACTCCCGCAGCAGCGTGTCCTTGGGATCCTCATTCACTCGAGGCTTGTTCTTGATGTTCTTCGCTCGGTTGGCAAAGCGCAGGGTGGAAAGGCTCTCATCATAGCTGTGAGAAGCTGGCCCTAGTGTGGCCACCATGATGGTCTTGGCATTTCCCCCCAGAGAGTCCTGGAGCAGTCGGGTGAGCTTGGAGTCCCGGTAGGGGATGTGTGTGCTCCTATTGCCTGCCAGGGCAGCAATCACGTTGCCCAGGGCAGACAGTGACAGGTTGATCTTGGAGGCTTCCTTAGGCctctctccaccaccaccactgcctccaCTGGTACCGCTGCCCCCCGAGGACTGGGCGGCTGTCCCTCCAGCTGTGTTGGGGCCTGCCTTGTTCTGCCTCTCACTGCCAGCCAGGTCCACCAGGTTGAGCTTGCCCACACGGATGTGGTCCTGGCCATCAGAGCCACGCTCACTGCACTCCACCGTGATGAGGAAGATAGCATGGGAGCGGGAGCTGACCTCGTTCATGTGTGTGCTGCCCACTGCTCGGGTCTGGTTCCCCAGGTTCATCACATGTTCAATCTCCTTGACATTCTTGGTGACAAAGGAGGAGAGGTCCTTGATGTAGACACCCGTCTCAGGGTTTTCCTTCAGCTCTAGCCTCTTGCCTGGCTCCTTGGAGAGCAGATCTCGAATCTCCTCCTGGTAGATCTCCAGGTAGGAGGCCCGGACCAGGTACTGCTGGTTCTGGGAGCGGGAGATGTGGGTGAAGATGTGCTCAAAGGCATTGGGGATGACCCCACGGAGCTCGGGCTCCACCCAGGTGCCCTGCATGGTGTAGGTCTTGCCAGTGCCTGTCTGCCCATAGGCAAACACGGTACCATTGAAACCCTGAAGCACCGAGTCTACCAGGGGCCTCACAGTTTCATCATAGAGGTCTGCCTGCTTGGAGCTGGGGTCATACACGGCGTCAAATGTGAAGGTCTTGGGCAGCTCCCCCGGGGCAGCGCGGGGGTTGCGCAGGGTCACCTGGCCCAGCTTCACATCCATGGTTAGGATCTGCTCGTGACCAGCAGCCTCCTCCTTCCGGCTGAGGGGGCGGCACCGGGCCACCACCTTGAGGGCCTCGCTGGCCTTGGTTTTACTGGCCATTTTGCTGCTCTGCCCTTCCTGCCCCTCCCCGCTCCCCTCTGCAGCCTGGACGGTCTTTCTGTCCTCCTCCCTAGGTCCGGATCCGCGGGGCCAGCCCAGCCCCCAGGCGTCGATCTTCAATCCGCCTGCAGCCTCCTAGGGTGGGGATGCGGGGAGATGGCACCACCGCTGCTGCAGTCCGGGCCTCCACTGCTCTCCGGTCGTTGCTGCACCGGCCAGGGGGGTAGAATTAGGCAGAATCCCCGGGCAGCCGAGGGAACAGCAGGAGCACTACCGGCCGAATGGCAGTGCCCGGAGCCCGCCCCATGCTGGGGCAGAGGCAGCGCTGCGGTAAACAGCGACCGCAACAATGAGATAAAGGACGAGGAAAATGGGATGGGGGTGGGCAGCAGAGctgtcttctcctcctcctccttgctCTAGGGATCCATAGCGGAGGCAGCGGATCCTGGGCGGCGGGGGGTCCCGGCCCTCCCGAGGGCAGAGGCTCACCTGGAGTCCTCCCCCTCGGCTGGGGGATCATTCATTGCAGCCAAGGCGGCTGCTGCTGCCTCTGCCTCCGCCTTCAGCGCCGCCGCCACCCGAGAATGAGAGAAAAACAGAAGGGGATGGGGCGGAGCAGCGGCGCGAGAGTGATGTTGCCGCCGCGCTGCGGCCCCGGCGAAGCCTCTCGGCTGGGGTGGGGCCAGGGGCGGGGCCGCGGGGCCGGAGACGCGAGCTGGGCGCGGCCGCTGTGCGGCGGGGAGCCGGGCATCGCCGGCCCCGCACCCCCGCGAAGCCTCGGTGATGACAGGCTCCGGTGCCGACCCAGGTCCTGCGCCCGCCAGTCCGGTGCAGCGCAGCCACCGCCCGCCGTCACCCCACCGGGCCGAGCATGCTGGGAGTTGTAGTCCCGCCTTTGTTAACCGGGCGCTGGCAGGTTGCTAATGCCTTTTCCAGTCCGGCTGGCCCCTCCCTCTCCGGCCTGCAACCCCCGGAGTGACTGCTGAGATTGCAGGCTCCCTGTGGGCGTGTCCACCACCCACACTTGTTCCCTGAACAGCCACCGTTCTTGGTCTCTCCATTGCTCTTGTCTTTCTGCCTGGAGACGGGTATATGTCGCCCCTTTCCTTCAGGGTGTTGCCAGGCCTCGTGGAGCCTGACCTCTAAATGTCTCTTGACCCTGTCCTTTCTCTTCCCTACCCTGGCTTACTTCACGCTTTCCTCTTAGCTCTCCTGGAGCCACCTTCCAGCTGGTTCTCCATTTCGTCACAACAGGTGCACCTGgtcctctctcctcctccttctcccaccTTCCATGTTGTATACAAGGCTCTGCATCTTCTAACTCCTGCCCAACTTCCTAGCCTGGCCACCAGCTACTCTCCTATACAGAATCTATGTTTCAGATGCTCGTTTTTTTCAACCAAtagttattgagcacctgctaagCCTCAGGCTCCATTCTAGAAGCTGGACTCCTGTCCTTAGGGTGTCCTTAGGGTGCTCAGTTCTAGGAACTATGATTTGTTTCCTTAACTGGTGGTGCTGTGTTGCATCTCTGTGCCTTTGTCCAGAGGACCCTGTCACCCTTTTGTACTTGGTTCCCTGCCACTTGGGCAGTTCAAGCaccacctcctccatgaagccttccctgaccaatTGCTCTCCCA includes the following:
- the KIF3C gene encoding kinesin-like protein KIF3C isoform X1, which produces MASKTKASEALKVVARCRPLSRKEEAAGHEQILTMDVKLGQVTLRNPRAAPGELPKTFTFDAVYDPSSKQADLYDETVRPLVDSVLQGFNGTVFAYGQTGTGKTYTMQGTWVEPELRGVIPNAFEHIFTHISRSQNQQYLVRASYLEIYQEEIRDLLSKEPGKRLELKENPETGVYIKDLSSFVTKNVKEIEHVMNLGNQTRAVGSTHMNEVSSRSHAIFLITVECSERGSDGQDHIRVGKLNLVDLAGSERQNKAGPNTAGGTAAQSSGGSGTSGGSGGGGERPKEASKINLSLSALGNVIAALAGNRSTHIPYRDSKLTRLLQDSLGGNAKTIMVATLGPASHSYDESLSTLRFANRAKNIKNKPRVNEDPKDTLLREFQEEIARLKAQLEKRGMLGKRPRRKSSRRKKAVSAPAGYPEGPVIEAWVAEEEDDNNNNHRPPQPILESALEKNMENYLQEQKERLEEEKAAIQDDRSLVSEEKQKLLEEKEKMLEDLWREQQATELLAAKYKAMESKLLIGGRNIMDHTNEQQKMLELKRQEIAEQKRREREMQQEMMLRDEETMELRGTYTSLQQEVEVKTKKLKKLYAKLQAVKAEIQDQHDEYIRVRQDLEEAQNEQTRELKLKYLIIENFIPPEEKNKIMNRLFLDCEEEQWKFQPLVPAGASNSQMKKRPTSAVGYKRPISQYARVAMAMGSHPRYRAENIMFLELDVSPPAVFEMEFSHDQEQDPRALHMERLMRLDSFLERPSTSKVRKSRSWCQSPQRPPSSTAHASLAPASLRPTTVLDHE
- the KIF3C gene encoding kinesin-like protein KIF3C isoform X2 gives rise to the protein MASKTKASEALKVVARCRPLSRKEEAAGHEQILTMDVKLGQVTLRNPRAAPGELPKTFTFDAVYDPSSKQADLYDETVRPLVDSVLQGFNGTVFAYGQTGTGKTYTMQGTWVEPELRGVIPNAFEHIFTHISRSQNQQYLVRASYLEIYQEEIRDLLSKEPGKRLELKENPETGVYIKDLSSFVTKNVKEIEHVMNLGNQTRAVGSTHMNEVSSRSHAIFLITVECSERGSDGQDHIRVGKLNLVDLAGSERQNKAGPNTAGGTAAQSSGGSGTSGGSGGGGERPKEASKINLSLSALGNVIAALAGNRSTHIPYRDSKLTRLLQDSLGGNAKTIMVATLGPASHSYDESLSTLRFANRAKNIKNKPRVNEDPKDTLLREFQEEIARLKAQLEKRGMLGKRPRRKSSRRKKAVSAPAGYPEGPVIEAWVAEEEDDNNNNHRPPQPILESALEKNMENYLQEQKERLEEEKAAIQDDRSLVSEEKQKLLEEKEKMLEDLWREQQATELLAAKYKAMESKLLIGGRNIMDHTNEQQKMLELKRQEIAEQKRREREMQQEMMLRDEETMELRGTYTSLQQEVEVKTKKLKKLYAKLQAVKAEIQDQHDEYIRVRQDLEEAQNEQTRELKLKYLIIENFIPPEEKNKIMNRLFLDCEEEQWKFQPLVPAGANSQMKKRPTSAVGYKRPISQYARVAMAMGSHPRYRAENIMFLELDVSPPAVFEMEFSHDQEQDPRALHMERLMRLDSFLERPSTSKVRKSRSWCQSPQRPPSSTAHASLAPASLRPTTVLDHE
- the KIF3C gene encoding kinesin-like protein KIF3C isoform X3 is translated as MASKTKASEALKVVARCRPLSRKEEAAGHEQILTMDVKLGQVTLRNPRAAPGELPKTFTFDAVYDPSSKQADLYDETVRPLVDSVLQGFNGTVFAYGQTGTGKTYTMQGTWVEPELRGVIPNAFEHIFTHISRSQNQQYLVRASYLEIYQEEIRDLLSKEPGKRLELKENPETGVYIKDLSSFVTKNVKEIEHVMNLGNQTRAVGSTHMNEVSSRSHAIFLITVECSERGSDGQDHIRVGKLNLVDLAGSERQNKAGPNTAGGTAAQSSGGSGTSGGSGGGGERPKEASKINLSLSALGNVIAALAGNRSTHIPYRDSKLTRLLQDSLGGNAKTIMVATLGPASHSYDESLSTLRFANRAKNIKNKPRVNEDPKDTLLREFQEEIARLKAQLEKRGMLGKRPRRKSSRRKKAVSAPAGYPEGPVIEAWVAEEEDDNNNNHRPPQPILESALEKNMENYLQEQKERLEEEKAAIQDDRSLVSEEKQKLLEEKEKMLEDLWREQQATELLAAKYKAMESKLLIGGRNIMDHTNEQQKMLELKRQEIAEQKRREREMQQEMMLRDEETMELRGTYTSLQQEVEVKTKKLKKLYAKLQAVKAEIQDQHDEYIRVRQDLEEAQNEQTRELKLKYLIIENFIPPEEKNKIMNRLFLDCEEEQWKFQPLVPAGAGVSRDPPVGSALFYMLDEMDRGMLCLVTPPCRRQTLFSGSCTACSPVQGQNVLSVSYSARCFSSAFQLSAFWLFSLLICIPT